Proteins from a single region of Abyssalbus ytuae:
- a CDS encoding glycoside hydrolase family 2 protein, which produces MSRNIFILISCLFYLRLFSQKTVLEDWEFSLDNEPAAFCNVKIPHTWNKNDAFDDAGGYYRGIGTYKKKIIIKDISKKYYLHFKGSNQFTTLWINNRKVGEHRGGYTSFSFDISDFIQKNENEITITVNNSHNEKIPPLDADFTFYGGIYRSVYLVEENFIHFKKHLGNDYVKTDAVVTKEKKGRVTIHAVITNSENTQKGGLHLSLISPEGTVKTINKKIKLQEGENKFIIDYEIESPLLWSVQTPNLYKLTAEILDKKGLVQDSYSCNIGFRTIQATTKGFFLNGDYLKLTGVNRHQDLEGYGNAVPVHLQLDDLVKIKEMGSNFLRLAHYPQDEEIYKAADSLGLILWSEIPVVNKVPLGNDYESYKENALLMQKEHIFQNYNHPSFVFVGYMNEIFLRTVFDSPAEETKQQIVNNTLDLAGALEDLTRKEAPGHITVMALHGNQIYNETGIAQIPMVIGWNLYFGWYGGNIYDLGGFLDKENKKFPNRPLIISEYGVGADVRLHNENPEIFDFSEEYQLDYHIGYWNQVHERDFVIGMSAWNFADFGSEFRGDAMPHINQKGLVNFNRIPKNIYYWYKATMKPTEKLTRIYRDLPVHLSNSPKKLLKIISNQPVIVKLNGNSIANESPLNNLINLEINLVKGQNVIEVYGRNDILLDKEIIEWKKPLITNKGDLLAINLGSKNYFKDTENVIWYPVTTSTGNIYLAGNIKQVKTSANVKGTSNDPVYQYGLSGLNEIKIEVPKGKYEVKLLYANLLKRKAIAYELKTEKEPGEIISKPIKFYVNNLLVEIDTKEKLTKFEKTIITEVKNDQLQISSATSAPFTLSGIMIKKIEL; this is translated from the coding sequence GTGAGTAGGAATATTTTTATACTTATTAGTTGCTTATTTTATCTAAGGCTTTTTTCCCAAAAAACCGTACTTGAGGACTGGGAATTTAGCCTGGATAATGAGCCAGCTGCATTTTGCAATGTAAAAATACCCCATACATGGAATAAAAATGATGCTTTTGATGATGCAGGTGGCTATTACAGGGGTATCGGTACTTATAAAAAGAAAATAATCATAAAAGATATTTCAAAAAAGTACTATCTGCATTTTAAAGGCTCCAACCAATTTACTACGCTATGGATAAATAACAGAAAGGTTGGAGAACATAGAGGAGGGTATACCTCCTTTAGTTTTGACATTTCTGATTTTATTCAGAAAAACGAAAATGAGATTACAATTACAGTAAATAATAGTCATAACGAAAAAATCCCTCCTCTGGATGCCGATTTTACTTTTTATGGAGGTATTTACCGAAGTGTATATTTAGTTGAAGAAAATTTTATTCATTTTAAAAAACATTTAGGAAACGATTATGTAAAAACTGATGCCGTAGTTACAAAAGAGAAAAAGGGTAGGGTTACCATACATGCTGTTATAACCAATTCTGAGAATACCCAAAAAGGTGGGCTTCATTTAAGTTTAATTTCCCCCGAAGGAACAGTAAAAACCATAAATAAAAAAATAAAACTACAAGAAGGAGAAAATAAATTCATTATTGATTATGAAATAGAATCGCCGCTTTTATGGTCTGTTCAAACTCCCAATTTATATAAACTGACTGCAGAAATTCTTGATAAGAAAGGACTGGTACAGGATAGTTATTCCTGTAATATCGGATTTAGAACAATACAGGCAACAACCAAAGGATTCTTTTTAAATGGTGACTATTTAAAATTAACAGGAGTGAACCGTCATCAGGACTTAGAAGGTTACGGAAATGCAGTCCCTGTTCATTTACAATTGGACGATTTGGTGAAAATTAAAGAAATGGGCAGTAATTTTTTACGTTTGGCCCATTATCCGCAGGATGAAGAAATTTATAAAGCGGCCGACAGCCTCGGTCTTATTCTTTGGTCTGAAATACCGGTGGTGAACAAAGTGCCCCTTGGAAATGATTACGAGAGTTATAAAGAGAATGCCCTCCTGATGCAAAAAGAACATATCTTTCAAAATTATAATCATCCTTCATTTGTTTTTGTAGGATATATGAACGAAATATTTTTAAGAACAGTTTTTGATAGCCCGGCGGAAGAAACAAAACAACAGATTGTAAATAATACATTAGATTTAGCCGGGGCACTTGAAGATTTAACCCGAAAAGAAGCCCCCGGTCATATCACGGTAATGGCTTTACACGGAAATCAGATTTACAATGAAACAGGGATTGCACAAATTCCTATGGTTATCGGATGGAACTTATATTTTGGTTGGTATGGCGGTAATATTTATGATTTGGGAGGGTTTCTGGATAAAGAAAATAAAAAGTTTCCCAATCGTCCCCTTATTATCTCAGAATATGGAGTAGGGGCAGATGTCAGGTTGCACAATGAAAACCCGGAGATTTTTGATTTTTCAGAAGAATATCAGTTAGATTATCATATTGGTTATTGGAATCAGGTGCATGAAAGAGATTTTGTAATTGGTATGAGTGCCTGGAATTTTGCCGATTTTGGATCAGAATTCAGGGGAGACGCCATGCCCCATATTAATCAGAAAGGATTGGTGAATTTTAACCGGATCCCTAAAAACATTTACTATTGGTATAAAGCTACTATGAAACCAACTGAAAAGCTTACCAGAATTTACAGGGATTTGCCGGTTCATTTAAGTAATTCCCCTAAAAAACTTTTAAAAATTATAAGTAATCAACCTGTTATAGTAAAATTAAATGGAAATAGTATAGCAAATGAATCACCTTTAAATAATTTAATTAACCTGGAAATAAACCTTGTAAAAGGTCAAAATGTAATAGAAGTATATGGCCGGAATGATATTCTGTTAGATAAGGAAATAATAGAATGGAAAAAACCACTCATAACAAACAAAGGCGATTTGCTTGCAATAAACTTAGGAAGCAAAAACTATTTTAAGGATACGGAAAATGTAATATGGTATCCGGTTACCACATCCACAGGCAATATTTATTTAGCAGGCAATATCAAGCAAGTTAAAACCAGTGCCAATGTAAAAGGTACAAGCAATGACCCCGTGTATCAGTACGGGTTATCCGGATTGAATGAAATAAAAATAGAAGTTCCAAAAGGTAAATATGAAGTTAAATTGCTATATGCAAATTTACTTAAACGCAAAGCCATTGCTTATGAACTGAAAACAGAAAAGGAGCCGGGGGAAATTATTTCAAAACCCATCAAATTTTATGTTAATAACCTGTTGGTAGAGATTGACACCAAAGAAAAACTCACGAAATTTGAAAAGACTATAATCACAGAAGTCAAAAATGACCAACTTCAGATTTCATCTGCCACTAGTGCTCCCTTTACATTAAGCGGAATAATGATTAAAAAAATAGAACTCTGA
- a CDS encoding methyltransferase family protein: MKGTAYLVQGALISLWWLGLAISDDFYNAFQFPEISKVAFNSFLAPDILIITFLSILRAYKTSRDLELIILGGFAYGCLYCLNASILSSGGYLSTTIMFLGLFYNLFLVYQSGLFRESRSRNPLTNALKTILQILSVWSITLILFPWIIIDAFEIETTSSQAIKILSYIIFVFSSILGLSSAYVLVKYGNGTPLPADQTQKLVVIGSYKYVRNPMAIAGMGQGLAISLYFGSIHILIYTIIGGLLWHIVVRPIEEKNMFKRFGKDYQMYHEKVKLWTPKFGKTPYKMHN, translated from the coding sequence TTGAAAGGAACAGCATATTTAGTACAAGGCGCTTTGATTTCACTTTGGTGGCTTGGATTGGCAATTAGTGACGATTTTTACAATGCCTTTCAATTTCCTGAGATTTCAAAAGTAGCGTTCAACTCTTTTTTAGCACCAGATATTTTAATTATTACCTTTTTGTCCATTCTAAGAGCTTATAAAACAAGTAGGGATCTGGAGTTAATTATCCTGGGAGGTTTTGCCTATGGCTGCCTTTATTGTTTGAATGCTTCTATTTTGTCATCGGGTGGTTATTTGTCAACAACCATAATGTTTTTAGGACTTTTTTACAATCTTTTTCTGGTTTATCAATCAGGATTGTTCAGAGAGTCCAGATCACGGAACCCGTTAACAAATGCACTCAAAACTATTTTACAAATTCTCAGCGTTTGGTCTATTACCTTGATTTTGTTTCCCTGGATAATAATCGATGCCTTCGAAATTGAAACAACCTCTTCCCAGGCGATTAAGATATTATCATATATAATTTTTGTTTTTTCCAGTATTCTTGGTTTATCGAGTGCCTATGTTCTTGTAAAATATGGTAATGGGACTCCTTTGCCTGCAGACCAGACACAAAAGTTGGTGGTAATTGGATCTTATAAATATGTCAGAAATCCAATGGCAATTGCTGGAATGGGTCAAGGGCTTGCAATATCTTTATATTTTGGTTCAATTCATATTCTGATATATACCATAATAGGTGGATTACTCTGGCATATTGTTGTTAGGCCAATAGAAGAAAAAAATATGTTCAAACGATTTGGCAAGGACTACCAGATGTATCATGAAAAAGTTAAATTATGGACTCCAAAATTCGGAAAAACGCCATACAAAATGCACAATTAA
- a CDS encoding ATP-dependent 6-phosphofructokinase — protein MTSKKFDIHTLGNATYKSPLGLSNVKGDNIFNFINDNDKILQNTNLSFFQKICDQHEQPPSLEKAGPREKIFFDPKNTTAAVVTCGGLCPGINNVIRGLVMTLHYFYGIKRIIGIPYGYEGLNPEFNHELVELNHDKVKDIHEFGGTILGSSRGGQDVKIMVDTLVENKIDILFTIGGDGTLKGANAIGEEIERRGLKISVVGIPKTIDNDINLIDKSFGFETSFDVANPIIRDAHNEATGAYNGIALVKLMGRDSGFIAASASMSMPVVNFVLIPEMSFNMEGENGFLTSLKKRLDEKKHAVIVVAEGAGQHLFENDAEMVKDASGNIKHKDIGLFLRDKINEYFKSINYNITIKYIDPSYIVRSAPANPSDSIFCNRLAYHAVHGAMAGKTKFVVGLVNGKYVYLPISEVVTERKKINLEGELWFSVLQSTGQPFSME, from the coding sequence ATGACCTCAAAAAAATTTGATATTCATACTCTTGGTAATGCTACCTACAAATCGCCATTAGGGTTGAGTAATGTAAAAGGAGATAATATTTTTAATTTTATTAATGATAATGACAAAATATTACAAAATACCAATTTAAGTTTTTTTCAGAAGATATGCGACCAGCATGAACAACCTCCCAGCCTTGAAAAAGCCGGACCGAGAGAAAAAATATTTTTTGATCCAAAAAACACTACAGCAGCCGTAGTTACCTGCGGTGGCCTTTGCCCCGGAATAAATAATGTAATAAGAGGATTGGTAATGACCCTGCATTACTTTTACGGAATAAAACGAATTATTGGTATACCTTATGGTTATGAAGGATTAAACCCGGAATTTAACCATGAGTTGGTGGAGCTAAACCATGACAAAGTAAAAGATATTCATGAATTCGGGGGGACTATTTTAGGCTCGTCACGTGGCGGACAAGATGTAAAAATAATGGTTGACACCCTTGTGGAGAATAAAATAGACATATTATTTACCATAGGTGGAGACGGAACCTTAAAAGGTGCCAATGCGATTGGGGAAGAAATTGAAAGAAGAGGATTAAAGATCAGTGTGGTGGGTATTCCCAAAACCATTGATAATGACATTAATTTAATTGACAAATCATTTGGTTTTGAAACTTCATTTGATGTAGCTAACCCCATTATACGAGATGCTCATAATGAGGCCACAGGTGCCTATAATGGTATAGCCCTGGTAAAACTAATGGGTAGAGACAGCGGGTTTATTGCCGCATCGGCTTCTATGTCTATGCCCGTGGTAAATTTTGTGCTTATTCCTGAAATGAGTTTTAACATGGAAGGTGAAAACGGATTTTTAACTTCTTTAAAAAAGCGGCTGGATGAAAAAAAACATGCCGTTATAGTGGTTGCAGAAGGAGCCGGACAGCATTTATTTGAAAATGATGCCGAAATGGTTAAAGACGCCTCCGGAAATATAAAGCATAAAGATATAGGGTTGTTTTTAAGGGATAAAATAAACGAATATTTTAAATCCATAAACTATAATATTACCATAAAATATATTGATCCCAGCTATATTGTAAGAAGTGCACCGGCTAACCCCAGTGACAGTATTTTTTGCAACAGGCTGGCTTATCATGCCGTACATGGTGCCATGGCGGGAAAAACCAAATTTGTTGTAGGCCTGGTAAATGGTAAATATGTTTACCTGCCAATTTCTGAAGTTGTTACCGAAAGAAAGAAAATTAACCTGGAAGGCGAACTGTGGTTTTCGGTACTCCAAAGTACAGGACAACCATTTTCAATGGAATAA
- a CDS encoding DM13 domain-containing protein, whose amino-acid sequence MKTNYFFILLLAIYLSCSSENDDSTLNTDNQEEMDMNDSNGGVTNNKLTGNFISGAHPTSGMAMVNEGRTELTLTNFKSDNGPLLELYLSTNTNASDYISLGKLKGLEGDFIYQLPKNINFENYKYIMVWCVDFSVNFGHAILE is encoded by the coding sequence ATGAAGACCAACTATTTTTTTATTCTCTTACTTGCAATATACTTATCGTGTAGTTCTGAAAATGATGACTCTACCCTTAACACTGATAATCAGGAGGAAATGGATATGAATGATTCTAACGGAGGTGTGACAAATAATAAATTAACCGGTAATTTTATTTCAGGGGCGCATCCTACTTCCGGAATGGCCATGGTAAATGAAGGCAGAACAGAATTAACATTAACAAATTTTAAATCGGATAACGGGCCATTACTGGAACTTTACCTGTCAACTAATACCAATGCTTCGGATTATATATCATTGGGAAAATTAAAAGGACTTGAAGGAGATTTCATTTATCAACTCCCGAAAAATATCAATTTTGAAAATTATAAATATATAATGGTTTGGTGTGTAGATTTTTCAGTTAATTTCGGACATGCTATACTTGAATAG
- a CDS encoding M15 family metallopeptidase, translating into MKYILLTFIFLVFLFSCKKETPKKEIKKVANTEITHSETPVPNDSVIEKKDIKKQASLEELNDTVFIKLKDYSDDFVYDLKYATNDNFLKTVVYDCPECYLRVSAARAIIKANKEFMSKGYKIKFFDCYRPHDVQKKMWKIMPNRIYVADPAVGSIHNKGGAVDMTLVTLKGDEVDMGTHFDYFGREAHHAYRGFNDSILKNRLLLKETMEKHGFGSITSEWWHYNHKGTLGTSIANFRWDCE; encoded by the coding sequence ATGAAATATATATTGCTTACATTTATTTTTTTAGTATTCTTATTTTCCTGTAAAAAAGAAACACCCAAAAAAGAGATAAAAAAAGTTGCCAATACGGAAATAACACATTCCGAAACTCCTGTTCCGAATGATTCTGTTATTGAAAAAAAGGACATTAAAAAACAAGCCAGCCTGGAAGAACTTAATGACACTGTTTTTATTAAATTAAAAGATTATAGCGATGATTTTGTGTATGATTTAAAATATGCAACCAACGACAATTTTTTAAAGACAGTAGTATATGATTGTCCTGAATGTTATTTAAGGGTAAGTGCAGCCAGAGCAATCATAAAAGCTAATAAAGAGTTTATGTCAAAAGGATATAAAATAAAATTTTTTGATTGTTACCGTCCTCATGATGTGCAAAAAAAAATGTGGAAAATTATGCCCAACCGTATTTATGTTGCCGATCCGGCGGTTGGCTCAATTCACAACAAAGGAGGTGCCGTGGATATGACTTTGGTAACATTAAAAGGGGATGAGGTTGATATGGGGACACACTTTGATTATTTTGGAAGAGAAGCACATCATGCATACCGGGGTTTTAATGATTCAATATTGAAAAACAGGCTATTACTAAAAGAAACTATGGAAAAACATGGTTTTGGATCGATAACTTCAGAATGGTGGCATTATAACCATAAAGGAACACTGGGAACCTCAATTGCTAATTTCAGGTGGGATTGTGAATAG
- a CDS encoding THUMP-like domain-containing protein: MNKNILNTDIQIFINENLNTDISSLLLKKVSFEGVSLKEVVWQIEAKKKCKKKLSIWYNTPKIYFPNKLNIEQTSSQITARYKSNLVDGKTLVDITGGFGIDSYFFSKKINKVTHCEIDENLSAIVQYNNKILNVKNIETVPENGLRFLKESNLFYDWIYIDPSRRNDIKGKVFRLEDCLPQVPENLDFLFEHSNNILIKTSPLLDLSIGTRELKFVKQIHIIAVNNDVKEELWVLDKNYKGDIEIITVNLKKDEDEKFSFYLTEEKNACAEYTLPKSFLYEPNSAILKSGAFNLISKKLNIGKLHQHSHLYTSEVFTSNFPGRSFKIIQVLPYQKKILKENFKITKANITTRNFPENVAGIRKKLKIKEGGDIYLFFTTLMNEEKSIIICNKIH; the protein is encoded by the coding sequence TTGAATAAAAATATATTAAATACTGATATACAGATATTTATAAATGAAAATTTAAACACTGACATTTCGTCACTTCTATTAAAAAAGGTTTCTTTTGAAGGAGTTTCCTTAAAAGAAGTTGTCTGGCAAATTGAAGCAAAAAAGAAATGTAAAAAAAAATTATCGATCTGGTATAACACTCCTAAAATATACTTTCCAAATAAACTAAATATCGAACAAACTTCATCCCAAATAACAGCCCGGTACAAATCAAATTTGGTTGATGGAAAAACACTTGTTGATATAACCGGTGGGTTTGGAATAGACTCTTATTTTTTTTCAAAAAAAATAAATAAGGTTACGCACTGCGAAATTGATGAAAACCTTTCGGCAATCGTACAATACAATAACAAAATTTTAAATGTAAAAAACATTGAAACCGTACCGGAAAACGGACTCCGGTTTTTGAAAGAAAGCAACCTCTTTTACGACTGGATTTATATTGACCCTTCCCGCAGGAATGATATTAAAGGAAAAGTTTTCCGATTAGAAGATTGTTTGCCTCAGGTACCAGAAAATTTAGACTTCTTATTTGAACATTCCAATAACATTTTAATTAAAACCTCGCCTTTGCTTGATCTGTCAATTGGTACAAGGGAATTAAAATTTGTAAAACAAATTCATATAATAGCTGTAAACAATGATGTAAAAGAAGAGTTGTGGGTTCTTGACAAAAATTATAAAGGCGATATTGAAATAATTACAGTTAATTTAAAAAAGGATGAAGATGAAAAATTCAGCTTTTATCTTACTGAAGAAAAAAATGCCTGTGCAGAATATACGCTGCCAAAAAGTTTTCTTTATGAACCTAATTCTGCAATTCTAAAATCGGGGGCATTTAACCTGATCTCCAAAAAATTAAACATAGGCAAGCTGCATCAGCATTCTCATTTATATACAAGTGAGGTTTTTACAAGCAATTTCCCTGGACGGAGTTTTAAAATTATTCAAGTACTCCCCTATCAGAAGAAAATCCTCAAGGAAAATTTTAAAATAACCAAGGCAAACATTACCACACGAAATTTTCCTGAAAATGTAGCAGGAATAAGAAAAAAATTAAAAATTAAAGAAGGGGGTGACATTTATTTATTCTTCACTACTCTTATGAATGAAGAAAAAAGTATCATTATTTGTAATAAAATACATTAA
- a CDS encoding AI-2E family transporter: MNSKIIANGILKAIAILIGIALLMFFIYKVQSVIVYILIAVVISLIGRPFVLFLRRHLKFTNTLAVILTMLIMVLFFMGIISMFIPLIQEQGQNLSLLNIDELHINLKAIYKEISDYFNLSPREVEESIEEGLKETDWVTNFDFSAIPNLLNSIASLLGDFSIGFFSVIFISFFFLKDSKLFENSIMMMVPEDKESKVKNSFDKIKNLLSRYFIGLLVQITILFIFYTVILLIFGIENAVVIAFLCALLNLIPYIGPLIGGILMIILTMSSNIGQDFSSVVLPKTIYVFIGFILGQLVDNFFSQPFIFSSSVKSHPLEIFLIIIIGGLLFGVVGMIVAVPAYTAIKVILKEFLSDNKIVRSLTKDL, from the coding sequence ATGAATTCAAAAATAATAGCCAATGGTATTCTCAAGGCAATAGCAATATTAATTGGAATTGCTTTGTTAATGTTTTTTATTTACAAAGTACAGTCAGTAATAGTATACATTTTAATAGCTGTTGTCATATCTTTAATAGGCCGGCCATTTGTACTGTTCTTAAGGAGACATTTAAAATTTACAAATACCCTGGCAGTCATACTGACCATGCTTATAATGGTGTTATTCTTTATGGGAATCATTTCAATGTTTATTCCACTTATACAAGAACAGGGGCAAAATCTTTCTTTATTGAATATTGATGAACTTCATATTAATTTAAAAGCTATTTATAAAGAAATATCAGATTATTTTAATTTAAGTCCCCGTGAAGTTGAAGAAAGTATTGAAGAAGGCCTTAAAGAAACCGATTGGGTAACAAATTTTGATTTTTCTGCTATTCCTAATTTACTTAACTCCATAGCCTCCTTATTGGGTGATTTTAGCATAGGCTTTTTTTCAGTTATTTTTATTTCATTTTTCTTTTTAAAAGACAGTAAATTATTCGAAAACAGTATAATGATGATGGTTCCTGAAGATAAGGAATCGAAAGTTAAAAATTCGTTTGACAAAATCAAGAATTTACTGTCCAGATACTTTATAGGGTTATTGGTTCAAATAACCATTCTGTTTATTTTTTATACCGTAATCCTACTCATTTTTGGTATAGAAAATGCCGTAGTTATAGCTTTTCTGTGTGCCTTGCTTAATTTAATCCCTTATATCGGTCCTTTAATTGGAGGAATCCTTATGATTATACTTACTATGAGCAGCAATATTGGTCAGGATTTCAGCAGTGTGGTTTTACCAAAAACTATATATGTTTTTATAGGTTTTATTCTAGGACAATTAGTCGATAATTTCTTCAGTCAACCCTTTATTTTTTCAAGTAGTGTAAAATCTCACCCACTTGAAATTTTCCTGATTATTATTATTGGCGGATTGCTCTTTGGAGTAGTAGGTATGATTGTAGCAGTGCCTGCTTACACCGCAATTAAAGTTATTTTAAAAGAGTTTTTATCCGACAACAAAATAGTAAGATCATTGACTAAAGATTTATAG
- a CDS encoding DUF4159 domain-containing protein, producing the protein MKKLFVIVASLLFFNLIPAQDIAILKYQGGGDWYGNPTALPNLIKFCNKNINTRINEKPQTVEAGSIDIFQYPFLHMTGHGNVFFSPEDAENLRNYLLSGGFIHIDDNYGMEPYLKKELKKIFPDKDLMELPPSHTIFNQTYKFPNGLPKIHEHDGKRPQAFGIFDNNRLILLFTYESDLGDGWENKEVHNDPEDVRLKALQMGANIIQFAFKN; encoded by the coding sequence ATGAAAAAACTCTTTGTAATTGTTGCCTCACTACTTTTTTTTAACCTTATACCAGCCCAGGATATTGCCATTTTAAAATATCAGGGTGGTGGTGACTGGTATGGCAATCCAACAGCTTTACCAAATCTCATTAAATTTTGTAATAAAAATATAAACACCCGCATAAATGAAAAACCACAAACTGTTGAGGCAGGAAGCATTGATATTTTTCAATATCCCTTTTTACATATGACGGGACACGGAAATGTTTTTTTTAGTCCGGAAGATGCCGAAAACTTACGAAATTATTTACTATCAGGCGGATTTATACATATAGACGATAATTATGGGATGGAGCCTTATTTAAAAAAAGAACTAAAAAAAATTTTCCCCGATAAAGATTTAATGGAGCTTCCCCCAAGCCATACTATCTTTAACCAAACATACAAGTTTCCCAACGGCCTCCCTAAAATTCACGAACATGATGGGAAAAGACCACAAGCTTTCGGTATTTTTGATAACAACAGGCTTATTTTGCTTTTTACTTATGAAAGTGATTTAGGTGACGGGTGGGAAAATAAGGAAGTACACAATGATCCTGAAGATGTAAGATTAAAAGCATTACAAATGGGAGCAAATATTATTCAATTTGCGTTCAAAAATTAA
- a CDS encoding 16S rRNA (uracil(1498)-N(3))-methyltransferase — protein sequence MQLFYNPNISESTSQFTFSQDESKHITRVLRKKEGDILSITNGKGWLFEAEIIVADSKNCIANIIKSKLQDKKLYYLHMAVAPTKMNDRYEWFLEKATEIGIDEITPIICDHSERKQIKKERYEKIIQSAMKQSLNCYLPKINDAVKLNDFLNNSFNGQTFIAHCEEDDFKKEYLNRVALADHKITILIGPEGDFSKNEINLALKKGFVPVSLGDNRLRTETAAIVACHTVSLINNEQ from the coding sequence ATGCAACTATTTTATAACCCCAACATTAGTGAAAGTACCTCACAATTTACATTTAGCCAGGATGAAAGTAAACATATAACAAGGGTTTTAAGGAAAAAAGAAGGCGATATTTTATCAATAACCAATGGCAAAGGCTGGTTATTTGAAGCTGAAATAATTGTGGCAGACTCTAAAAATTGTATAGCAAATATTATAAAGAGTAAATTACAGGATAAAAAACTTTATTATCTCCATATGGCGGTTGCCCCTACCAAAATGAACGATCGTTATGAATGGTTTCTGGAAAAAGCAACAGAGATAGGCATTGATGAAATAACTCCGATAATTTGTGATCATTCTGAAAGGAAACAAATAAAAAAAGAACGATACGAAAAAATTATTCAATCGGCCATGAAACAATCATTAAACTGTTATTTACCAAAAATCAACGATGCTGTGAAACTTAATGATTTTCTTAATAACAGTTTTAACGGACAAACTTTTATTGCTCATTGCGAAGAAGATGATTTTAAAAAAGAATACTTAAACCGGGTAGCACTGGCAGATCATAAAATAACCATATTAATTGGTCCCGAGGGAGATTTTTCTAAAAATGAAATAAATTTAGCTTTAAAAAAAGGATTTGTTCCTGTATCTTTAGGAGATAATAGATTAAGAACAGAAACAGCAGCAATAGTAGCCTGCCATACCGTTAGTTTAATAAACAATGAACAATGA
- the tsaD gene encoding tRNA (adenosine(37)-N6)-threonylcarbamoyltransferase complex transferase subunit TsaD, translating to MKIPDVYILAIESSCDDTSASILKNDSVLSNVVASQKIHEEYGGVVPELASRAHQQNIVPVVHQAIAKANIDKNQLNAIAFTRGPGLLGSLLVGTSFAKSMAIGLNIPLIEVNHMQGHILAHFIHEDNFNKPEFPFLAMTISGGHTQIVRVNNYFEMEIIGETIDDAVGEAFDKTAKILGLPYPGGPLVDKYAKQGNPKAYKFPKPKVEGLNFSFSGLKTSVLYFIQKQVKEDPDFINKNLYDICASLQYTIIEILMDKLKKAVKQTDIKQIAIGGGVSANSGIRNSLKEAEKKYGWKTFVPKFEYTTDNAAMIGIAGYYKYLANDFARQDITATARYSI from the coding sequence ATGAAAATTCCCGATGTATATATTTTAGCCATAGAATCTTCGTGTGACGATACTTCGGCCTCTATTCTTAAAAACGATAGTGTTTTAAGCAATGTGGTGGCCAGCCAAAAAATACATGAGGAATATGGCGGAGTAGTACCGGAATTGGCATCTCGGGCGCATCAGCAAAACATTGTTCCGGTAGTTCATCAGGCCATAGCTAAGGCAAATATCGACAAAAATCAATTAAATGCCATAGCTTTTACACGCGGACCAGGATTATTAGGTTCATTACTCGTTGGAACTTCATTTGCCAAGTCTATGGCAATTGGCTTAAACATCCCGTTAATAGAGGTAAATCATATGCAGGGACATATTTTAGCCCACTTTATTCATGAGGATAATTTTAACAAACCGGAGTTTCCTTTTTTAGCCATGACCATAAGTGGCGGGCATACCCAAATTGTTAGAGTAAACAACTATTTTGAGATGGAAATTATTGGAGAAACCATAGATGATGCTGTGGGAGAAGCCTTTGATAAAACAGCTAAAATTTTAGGCTTACCTTATCCAGGCGGACCACTGGTAGATAAATATGCTAAACAAGGCAACCCAAAAGCATATAAATTTCCAAAGCCTAAAGTTGAAGGTCTCAATTTCAGTTTTAGCGGTCTTAAAACTTCCGTTTTATATTTTATACAAAAACAAGTGAAGGAGGATCCGGATTTTATTAATAAAAATCTGTATGATATTTGTGCCTCTCTTCAATATACTATTATTGAAATTTTAATGGATAAGCTAAAAAAAGCTGTTAAACAAACAGATATTAAACAAATTGCAATCGGTGGTGGCGTTTCTGCAAATTCCGGTATAAGGAATTCGTTAAAAGAAGCTGAAAAAAAATATGGCTGGAAGACCTTTGTTCCCAAATTTGAGTATACCACAGACAATGCTGCAATGATAGGAATTGCAGGGTATTACAAATATTTGGCCAACGACTTTGCACGTCAAGATATTACTGCAACCGCAAGATATTCAATTTAA